The following coding sequences lie in one Miscanthus floridulus cultivar M001 chromosome 9, ASM1932011v1, whole genome shotgun sequence genomic window:
- the LOC136481580 gene encoding uncharacterized protein isoform X1, with protein sequence MTLLPCYGLSIAMDEEEMVIGVKIVDRVSQISEYRSGTALHVRPSPNPLCCTKWASDEEQISNLDGAHHVNLNISVTITIISLCCTCKADGGIVATREEVAYLIRSIHSLLFYFSVKSGCNCLILLHGRAKLSRAATLCAVLPRSSNRSAPFFLK encoded by the exons ATGACCTTGCTTCCTTGCTATGGATTGAGTATAGCAATGGATGAAGAGGAGATGGTCATTGGAGTGAAAATAGTTGACAGAGTCTCTCAGATATCAGAATACCGTTCTGGTACTGCACTGCATGTTCGACCATCACCG AATCCATTGTGTTGCACAAAATGGGCGAGCGACGAAGAGCAG ATATCAAATTTAGATGGAGCTCATCACGTGAACTTGAACATCAGCGTGACCATAACAAT AATTTCTCTCTGCTGCACATGTAAAGCTGATGGTGGAATTGTTGCTACACGTGAGGAGGTCGCATATTTGATTAGATCCATTCACTCTTTATTGTTTTATTTTTCTGTAAAATCTGGGTGTAATTGCCTGATACTGCTGCACGGGCGCGCGAAGTTATCAAG AGCAGCGACCCTTTGTGCAGTTCTGCCCCGTTCTTCTAACCGTTCGGCGCCCTTTTTCCTTAAGTGA
- the LOC136481580 gene encoding uncharacterized protein isoform X2: protein MTLLPCYGLSIAMDEEEMVIGVKIVDRVSQISEYRSGTALHVRPSPNPLCCTKWASDEEQISNLDGAHHVNLNISVTITIISLCCTCKADGGIVATREEVAYLIRSIHSLLFYFSVKSGCNCLILLHGRAKLSSSAPFF, encoded by the exons ATGACCTTGCTTCCTTGCTATGGATTGAGTATAGCAATGGATGAAGAGGAGATGGTCATTGGAGTGAAAATAGTTGACAGAGTCTCTCAGATATCAGAATACCGTTCTGGTACTGCACTGCATGTTCGACCATCACCG AATCCATTGTGTTGCACAAAATGGGCGAGCGACGAAGAGCAG ATATCAAATTTAGATGGAGCTCATCACGTGAACTTGAACATCAGCGTGACCATAACAAT AATTTCTCTCTGCTGCACATGTAAAGCTGATGGTGGAATTGTTGCTACACGTGAGGAGGTCGCATATTTGATTAGATCCATTCACTCTTTATTGTTTTATTTTTCTGTAAAATCTGGGTGTAATTGCCTGATACTGCTGCACGGGCGCGCGAAGTTATCAAG TTCTGCCCCGTTCTTCTAA
- the LOC136481580 gene encoding uncharacterized protein isoform X3, which translates to MTLLPCYGLSIAMDEEEMVIGVKIVDRVSQISEYRSGTALHVRPSPNPLCCTKWASDEEQISNLDGAHHVNLNISVTITIISLCCTCKADGGIVATREEVAYLIRSIHSLLFYFSVKSGCNCLILLHGRAKLSSDGAKD; encoded by the exons ATGACCTTGCTTCCTTGCTATGGATTGAGTATAGCAATGGATGAAGAGGAGATGGTCATTGGAGTGAAAATAGTTGACAGAGTCTCTCAGATATCAGAATACCGTTCTGGTACTGCACTGCATGTTCGACCATCACCG AATCCATTGTGTTGCACAAAATGGGCGAGCGACGAAGAGCAG ATATCAAATTTAGATGGAGCTCATCACGTGAACTTGAACATCAGCGTGACCATAACAAT AATTTCTCTCTGCTGCACATGTAAAGCTGATGGTGGAATTGTTGCTACACGTGAGGAGGTCGCATATTTGATTAGATCCATTCACTCTTTATTGTTTTATTTTTCTGTAAAATCTGGGTGTAATTGCCTGATACTGCTGCACGGGCGCGCGAAGTTATCAAG TGATGGTGCAAAGGATTAA